GACCCGGACGTGTTTTTCCATTACAGTGAGAATACATCCCCCTGAAAATAAGACTGCCGAGGCGCCAAGGATGTTAGAGAGGCCTTGTTTAAGAGCGAACCGAGGGGCCGGGGAGGTGTTAAGCCGAGAGGCGGGCTGCGATCACACTTCCAATGGCAACCAGCCGCTGCTGCAGCAAGCTCCTCAGGAGATCCAGTTTTACCCCGGGGGCCGGGTACGGAGAGAATCTGGCCTGGCGGCTCCGGTTCCGCCCATCGGGGTCCCTTATAAAGCGGGTCGGGCTCCGGCCGCCTCCACTCGCCCGACGGCTCTCGGTGCGAACGCTCGGCCGCACGGCCTGCCGAGGAGCGGGTCCTGGAAGAACAGCCTCGGGCATGGCGACGAGGAAGCTGTCTCCGGAGACCATCGCCCGCTCTAAGGCCGACGAGCTGAGGGCGCCGAGGGACGCGCGGTAGGCCCGCCGGGTCCTTTGATCGCCGGCGGACAGGGACACGTTGTTCAGCGCCATCTTCAAACACTGCCCGCAGTGTCTGTTACGTCTCTCGGTCAAGGTGGGCCCTTCGCTGCTCCACAGATCAGTCCCGGCCGTCTCGAGCGCCGCCACTCCCTACATGTTAGGCCCTAAATAGAGCCGCGGCCGACCAGAGCACCGCCTCTCACCGGTGCTGTCCTCGCGAGCATGCGCAGCGCGTCCGCGCACGGCGACGCGGGCCGGCGCGAGCGAGATTGTCGTTTACGTCCGTGACGCCGGGGAGGGAGAGGACGTGGGGTTTCCGAGCGTGCGCAGTGAGTACGACGGTGACGACCCTTCGGCCTTTTTAGGGAGGGGGCTACGCTGAGATGGGGGCGGCGGCAGCGGAAGCGGATCGTACTCTCTTTGTCGGCAACCTTGAAACTAAAGTGACCGAGGAGCTCCTTTTCGAGCTTTTCCACCAGGTCAGCGGCCGAGAGCGGCTTTTCCTTTCGCTGTGCGGCTCCCGTAGGGCCCGGCCCGACGGCCGTGCCCGCCTTCCTGGGGAAAGCCGGGCTGTGGGTCGGGGCGCCAGACGGGTGGGCCGCTTGGGGCTGGAGGTCCACCGGGAAAGCGAGGCTCTCGCTGGGTGTCGCTTGAAGGGGAAGAACCCTAGTCAGTTCGCTCCAGGTTGGTGGAGGCTTCCTCAGTGAAGCATTCCCGAGGTAAAGATTCAAGGATCCTAAGGGGCACGGTGTGTGTGGGTTCTTCGTGGAGCCGGGCTTTTTCCTATTCCTTTGCTCATCTTCGGTTTATCTGGCTAATTAGATTTCAGTTGCTTGGTCAGTGTATGCTTTCcacttaagtgtttttttttttttaattaattgcaaCATTAAAATACTTAAAGTACACTAAATACTCCGTAGAAAAGCAGACTTGTAGTGTTTCTGTATTTACATCTGCATTGAAATGTGTTAAAGATTCAGAGTATCTGGTTCCCTCCAGTTCCAGTCTCTAACAACTGGTAATATTTGGTTAGTCAGtacaaaagtgaatttttaatacCAGGAAGCCAGTTTCTCTAGCTCTTGATAAACGTTACCCAGAGTGGGAAAGTGATGGATGTTGGTCACCTTGTTAAAAAGTCATAAAGCATCATGAAACGTAAACTGAGTAACTGTTTCCAGTTCCTTATGGGCTTCCTTCCCCCAAATAAATTAATCAGGTGTTCTGTCGTATGACAGAATCTTTAACTGAGGTGGAAATCcctgtttgtccattttttagattttttcctgGTTAtgtttctgttggttttttttaaattaattttttactatttattaacatataatttattattagccccaggggtacaggtctgtgaatcgccaggtttacacactccacagcactcaccatagccaaTACCTTCCCCAATACCcaacatttctgttgtttttaaacgTAAAATTTGAGTATTTTCTTGAAATTGCCTCATTTAAATTCcgaagacttttctttttctttttctttttttgttttgtaggcGGGGCCGGTAGTAAAAGTGAAAATTCCAAAAGATAAGGATGGTAAACCAAAACAGTTTGCATTTGTGAATTTCAAACATGAAGTGTCTGTTCCTTATGCAATGAATCTACTTAATGGAATCAAACTTTTCGGGAGGCCCATCAAAATTCAATTTAGATCAGGTAACTGTTCAGTGTTACTGTTTGGGGAGaggttttctttgctgctttgttcctttttaattttattattcagttttaaagAGCCTCTTGTTGGATGAAAATACCTTAAGCTTTGTGGATAGTAAGCTTTACATATCCCAGTTTAGTCCTGATAACGTCGACAATATGGATTTTGAAAGtcgtcattttaaaattaagtttgggTTACTGAAAAGAGCATAAACTTTGTTGTTAGACTTGGGTTTGGGTTCATGCTCTGAAAGGAGCGgggattgtttttttaaaatactttaaccGACtgctttgtgactggcttttacAAATTTTGATTCTGGGTGACGTGAGGATGAAACTTTCCATGTATCCAGTTAAAATTTAGTGTGGGCACCAGAATATTATGGCCAGATTGGATGTTTGTACGTTAGATAGTACTTATTTGGAACCCTTTGTTTTGGACACTTAAAATCTTCACTCTGATGAAACTATAAAGCAGTCTTCTGAAATTCGAGCTTTTCTCTTGTAGCGTCTGTCTACCATTTGGCATGATTTAGGGGAGGGATAAAATTTAACTTGAGTTTTCTGTCAAGGATAATTTCTCAAATTACTTCATTTTAGGAAGTAGCCATGCCTCACAGGATGTCAGTTTGTCATATCCCCAGCATCATGTTGGAAATTCAAGCCCTACCTCTACATCTCCTAGCAGGTAACATTTTGGAcctattaaaatcatttattggaaatttttttttaggtattatCTCAAAACATGCTGAgggatttgtttccttttttaagttcccacctctttatttttctgctatattattcatattttggATTATAATTAGGTATCTATTTAAGGGGACTATAAACAGACTTATATAGTACCCCTAAAATAGATACATATGTACCTATAATTAGGTTCATTTGTGAAGATATATACCCACAGCCACATATTTAATATGTAACTGAAAATTTCCCAGAACATTACTCTCTCTACTCTCAGTTtactctattttctattttattttcttttaaaaattcaaattagtttTCAGCACTGATTGGTttttacttgcattttaaaaatagctatcaGTAAACAGACTAGTGGACTAAGAGTTTATAGAGTTAGATTCTAGGTCTGCCTCTCCGATTGTGAAATTTTGAAGTAGTCTCATTTCTTTGGTCTTGTCCTCCCATTTGTAAGGAAAAGTTGAATTGAATGCTCTCCAGAGTCTCTTCCAGCTACTGAGGGTTAGAAAAGGTACCGCATTTatactaaataattttatttgctttgggaAGCGCGATCTTTTACcagagacatttttttcctggtttatcAGTAGAGCTATTTATCAGTTATAATGGGCTTCATTCAATAAAGAAATATCTGTCATGTGTCCGGTTCTTCACCAAGTCGTTTGCATTTATGGTCTTGTTTCTCACAGCGCTCTTAGGAGGTAGGGATTATTGTTAGTTCTGCCTTGCCTGTGAAGAAAGTGAGGATTGGATATTAACTTGAGTTTGAATTGCTCATGAGCAGTGGGCTGGGACAGAAACCCAGGCATTGTGACTGAGCCCCAGCCACTGTGATAGGCTGCCTAGTGAAGGTGTAAAGTCTGCAGGAAGACACATGGATTTTGTGACTACCTTTAGTAAGTTCTCTAAAGAGAGCATAGAATGTGGTTGTAGAAAGgtttgacagggagagatgaTATAAATGAATGAGGAACTAAAAGAGACCAATGTATCTAGAtcataatgaaggaaaaatagagtAGTAGGTCATGTTGGTGAAGTAGAATGAgggtcttttacttttttttttttttttttatttgacagacagagatcacaagtaggcagaggcaggcagagagggaggaggaagcaggcttcctgctgagcagagagcccgatgcagggctggatcccaggaccctgagatcctgacctgagctgaaggcagaggctttaacccactcagccacccaggtgccctgggtatttttttttaaagttttttaattttttattaatatataatgtattattagcccaggggcacgggtctgtgaattgccaggtttacacacttcacagcactcaccatagcacataccctccccaatgtccatcaccaaaccaccctctcccaaacccctccccccagcaaccctcagtttgttttgtgagattaagagtctcttaatgtggggcgcctgggtggctcagtgggtaaagctgctgccttcagctcaggtcatgatctccgggtcccgcatcgggctctctgctcagcggggagcctgcttccctctctctctctctctctctgcctgcctctctgtctccttgtgatctctctctgtcaaataaacaaataaaatctttaaaaaaaaaaaaaaaaagagtctcttaatgtatgtctccctcccaatcccatcttgtttcattttttccttccttactccccaaacccccccatgttgcctctcaaattcttcataccagggagatcatatgataattgtctttctctgattgacttacttcgctcagcataataccctctagttccatccacatcgttgcaaaaggcaagatttcatttcttttgatggctgcatagtattccattgtatgtatgtatgtgtgtatatatgtgtatacacacacacacacacacccatatctttatccattcacctgttgatggacatctagactgAAAGAGGGTCTTTCTTATAGGCCATAGTTACAATTTGGGAATTTTCTcctaaaaacagaagaaagacacTGAAATGTTTTCAGTAGGATAGTAATAGGAACACGTTTATATTTTAACAAGTTGTTTGCTGTAGGAGAATGGATTGGAGGGGACAAGGCTGAAAATAGACCAGTTGAGAAGCTATTGATAGCAAAGTATTGGTATTAGTAGCAAGACAGCAAGGAAGTTATTGGGGTGAGGTTGTTGGTTTGGATTAGAGTGGTGCCAAGAGCTGGAGTGAAGTGACTTTGGTATGAGAAGATAACTGGCAAGTAAAATTGCAAGAAAGAAGAGTGTAAAAAGGGTCTCCTCTTAGCATCTTTTCTTGCCAACTGAAATTGTGTTTAAATGCTTCTCAGCACATTTGCAACTTGAAGCATTtccaaccacttttttttttttgaaaaaaaattttttttttaatttcttttcagcgtaacatcCAACCACTTTTGTAGACTCTTCAAAGATATCTCAGGTGGAGGAAAAAAGTTTACCTCCCTGagaatttctttggaaaaatatatacaagtaaaTAAGTTGTTTTTAGTTTAAGGTTAGAGTGCCCATCATTTTTGTAaggaaatttatactttttacCCCTTGAACATACACAGGTCTAACCTGATTTaagaaaacccaaaatgaaaaGATCTAAACTATGAGACAAATCAATTAGTGATTTGATTCTAAGTATTGTAAAATttaaagcatttgataaagtggTTTTCTGTAGAGCTACTTTTTTAGGAATCGAGGAATAAGgtataatttcttaaaactaATATCCAGTTTATGTTAAAGAACTTTTCATTCCTTGCTCCCCAGACCTGTTCTTCCTCCCTATCACAGTAAATGTCTATGTAATTGCTCAAGGGCCAAATCtagattttatcctttatttttctttttcccctcatcTGTCATATCTAGTAGAACAAATCCTTTTCATCTTAGTTTTCAACCTAGGCCTCTGCACTAGCCCTGGGATTGAtgagtttggtttcttttttttctgtgaagggccatATAGTTAATGTTCAGACTTTGCAGGCCCAGCCACTGTAATAGGCTGCCTAGTGAAGGTGTAAAGTCTACAGAAGACAAATGTGTGTCGTGTCATCCGTgtggggggtggctgggggaggttACAGGTCCTTGTGACACTACATAGATAAAACAGACACAGGAGTGTTAAAGAAATGGGATTTGGACCACAGGCTCTATAGCTTGCTCCCCCCATGCTAATTCTTCCCTCAGCTACAATGTTTTGCTTCCAAGTAATCTTGTTACTCTGTTTTTACTTCAAATGTGCCTCCTTTTTAGAAAGACAATCCCTGACCAGCCGAGCTAAAATAGAACATCAATTATTATATCACTGTTACAAGGTGAAGTTGTTTTACTATCTGAATCCTTACTCTTATCTGTGAGAGCAAATAGATATGTTGTCTTTCTTGTTCATTCCTACCTTTGACGCTGTGTCTTGCTCATGATTGGTATAtagtaagtatttgttaaatggatgATTATATGTTGGTTGTTTTACTCTTCACAGATATGAAAGGAGTGTGGATAGCGTGAGTCCATCAGTACAGATAATTCAGAGATCTTTCTCTTCTCCAGAAAATTTTCAGAGACAAGCAGTGGTAggttgattttcttcttttctcttcttttcttttcttctctactttttaaaaaaatatttcatttattcatttgagagagatagagcacaagcaggggaagggcagagggagaaggagaagtgcagactccctgctgagttgggagCCGGATGtgatgcttgatcccaggacctggggatcatgacctgagccgaaggcatatgcttaaccaactgagccacccaggtgccccttctctcctttccctttcctcttctttttctttctttctttctttttttttttttttttttaagatttttattatttgacagagagagatcacaagtaggcagagaggcaggcagagagagaggaggaagcaggctcccccgctgagcagagagccggatgtggggctcgatcccaggaccctgagatcatgacccgagctgaaggcagagggttaacccactgagccacccaggcgcccccctcttctttttcttaataaagtagtaattccctttatttaaaaaaaactagcaCACACCCACAGACACAAAACTAGCACATATCTGTGTTGTACTCTTTACTTACAGGTACAAACTATTCTCTTAGTAGCCATGAAAAATACCATGCAGTCTACAAATAGAGTAATTTCTAAGATATTAcctaaaatgttaatttcatgaGGAGTAAATTATCAAATTCTTGAATTTAAAGCAAATTAGACCTTGATTAGCATCTACTCGTGCTAGAATTGGGGTTACCCAAACGTCTAGACTAAGCCTTTAAGTagcttacacatacacacacactcatattcactcacacacacacaaatgaaacccctagaaaaataaaaatagttacaatGTATTGATTATGTAATATGTGTCAGGCAGTATCACCCAAAAGTGTTACATACATTACTTATTCTTTAGGGTAACTGAGATATATCCTATTGTAATACATAGGAAAATTAAGGGTGAGAAAGGTCATAAATTAGCAAGTAGCTGGATTGAGATTACAATTGTAGCCTGCTAAAATTTGAAACCATGCTTTGAAGTGTTACCCAGAAAATTTAATGAGGAAGagcaacacaataaaaataattaaagtagaaaacccagaaaatcaTGATTAAGTTACTGaataaaatcacatttcaaaaataaaatacatttgataaCTGTTTAGTGCAACAGACTATGATGTACACTTGCAAATACAATTTAGTTTATGAAGTTTTCAAAATTGTCAGAAGTCTTTcatcttaaaaagacaaaagcagaagTTCATAATTGCTTTTACCCATAATTTGTGGACCTGGAGGGTTTTGAACTCAGCTTCTCAAAAATAGTCACATTTGATATATTGAATGCTTGCTgaaacattcattctttcaacatgCAGTCTAGATTTTTACCAGCTAATTAACATCATGCTATGAACTTTCATCTCTCTCAcggctgaaaaataaaatttatgccTCATTTACTTTCCACtacaaataaactaaaatgtaCTTCTTGAGACATGCTTTTTCGGCCTAAATGTGACTTTTAACTGAAGTTAAATAATGTTTCTAGAGGTTGCGCAGAAATAAAACTCAGACATCTTCAACTTGAACTTCTAAAACCCCCCAAAACTTAGAATGttcaaataggggtgcctgggtggctcatttggttaagtatctgacttttaatttcagctcagatcaggatctcagggtcatgagatcgagtcccatgtttggctctgcactcagtggggagactctgcatgagattctctctttcctgcccCTGTCCTTACtggcacatgtgtgtgcactcacCCATGCATGTTTGCtcgctcatgctccctctctctaaaataaatgtttaaaaaattgtttaggggcgcctgggtggttcagtgggttaaagcctctgccttcggcttgggtcatggtctcagggtcctgggatcaagccatgcatcgggctttctgctcagcggggagcctgccccccaccccaccgcctctgcctgcctctctgcctacttgtgatctctctctgtcaaataaataaataaaatctttaacaaaaaaaaatgttcaaatgatTCTTGggtaatttcctaatttttagtTGGACTAGCGTGATCTCCGTACGTTGATCACCCATTTTGATTTTCACTGGGCTGAAGAACATATTCAACAGATTGAAGATAAGTGGAACAACTGCATTTCACATCTGTATTTCTCTTGAGCCGTTATGGAgggttgtatgtgtgtgttcaagGACTGGAGATATATTCCCTGATATTCTTGGAACCTGTTTGTGCCAAGGGCTTCTTACAATACATTGTCCTTAATGCTTAAAAACAGTACTTAAATACATTGATTGGAGTCTTTAACCAGTTTcctcttgatttccattttttttgtaataatgAGACTGTGCGACTAGGCTTAAAATCTTTGGTGTGTTTTATGATTCCATCTTTGTCtccagtctttcattttttttcattttgtcacgaagtcctgtatttttttctttttcttgagttcatttcttcttttctctttgcccaAATCACAGTGTTGGCTTGTGACCCCTCAACCTTTTGCAGGTCtgcaaaatataaatacaaataaagtaaACTTGAGGGACCAGTGTAAAGGGAAGTCAGCTTTTCTGTACACACAACAGATTGTGGtgtaggctttaaaaaaaaaacattgctggCTAATACTTAACCACGGGCAGAATTTGGGGACCACTGGTCTGGTCAGTTTGTACttgtctccattttcttcttgctAGCCCATCTCTCACACTGTTTCTAAATGAATGTTAATAACCCTGTTTTGCTTATCTTCCTGATAATTTGATTTTCCATCGTTTGCAAGATAAAGTCTGAATTCCCTAGCCTAGTTATGAGGCACTGCCATCATCTGGTGCCAATAAAGCTTTCTA
This DNA window, taken from Lutra lutra chromosome 10, mLutLut1.2, whole genome shotgun sequence, encodes the following:
- the C10H11orf71 gene encoding uncharacterized protein C11orf71 homolog; the encoded protein is MALNNVSLSAGDQRTRRAYRASLGALSSSALERAMVSGDSFLVAMPEAVLPGPAPRQAVRPSVRTESRRASGGGRSPTRFIRDPDGRNRSRQARFSPYPAPGVKLDLLRSLLQQRLVAIGSVIAARLSA
- the RBM7 gene encoding RNA-binding protein 7; protein product: MGAAAAEADRTLFVGNLETKVTEELLFELFHQAGPVVKVKIPKDKDGKPKQFAFVNFKHEVSVPYAMNLLNGIKLFGRPIKIQFRSGSSHASQDVSLSYPQHHVGNSSPTSTSPSRYERSVDSVSPSVQIIQRSFSSPENFQRQAVMNSVLRQMSYGGKFGSPHLDPSGFSPSHSHSFNQSSSSQWRQDTPSSQRKVRQNSHPYIPDRHHSREQRYTDHGSDHHYRGNREDYFYEDRNPDGWSHDYDNRRDSSRDGKWRSSRH